CGACGGGAACGGCCGGCTGGGCCGGCTGCTGATGATGCTCTAGCTGTACGACGCGGGACTGCTCCCCGAGCCGTACCTCTACCTGAGCGAGTACTTCAACCGATGTCGGCAGCGGTACCTCGACCTCCTGCTGGCGGTGAGCCGGGACGGGGCGTGGGAGGAGTGGATCACGTTCGTCCTGAACGCGGTCGCGGAACAGGCCATCGACGCGTACGACTGTGGGGTCGGACTCCAGGCGCTCCAGACCGAGTACCACGACCTGTTCCCGAACCGTCCGGCGGTCCGCGACGTGGTCGACTATGTCTTCGAGGAGCCCTACCTGACTGCGAGCAGGGCCATCGAGGCGACCGGCCGGTCGCGACAGGCGGTGTACGACGCCATCGAGGCTCTGGAGGCGGAGGGCATCGTCGAGGAAATCTCGGGGTCGGAACGGTACCGCGTGTACGAGGCCCCGCAGATCATCGACGTTGTCGGGTCCCCCTGAGTCCGGAGCGAGGCGGCGGGGGCGATCCCGTCCCGGTCAGCGGTCCACTTCGTCCAGCGCCTCCGTCGCCACGTCGCCGAGTTCGCCGGCCTCGATGTGGGAGTAGCGGTCGCGGACCATCTCCTCGGAGTTGTCGAGGTAGCGGGCGGCGACGGTGTAGCCGAACGCCCGCACGAGCACCTCGCCCATGCCGCGACGGCCGCCGTGGGGAGCGAGGTAGTCGTGCTTCGGGTGGTCGACGTCGACGTCACTCGCCGTCGTCACACGACGCAGCACGCTCCGGCCGCCGTCGGTCGTGAGCGAGGGTGGCCGCAGGTCGGCGTCGAGCGCGAGGAGCAGGTCGCGGGCGTGTTCGTCGCGTCGGGCGTCGATCTCTGCAGGGCGGACTCCCCGGTCCGCCAGCCCCTCCTGCACCAGTTCGCCGAGGGTCCGCTGGTCGAAGGTTGGGAACACCGGCCAGCGGTCGCTCGGCGGGTCGAGCAACCGACGGTAGCGTCGGAGCGGCCCGAGCACCGGGTCGGGCAGGCTGGCGGCGTCCCACTGCTGTTTCTTCCGGTAAACCTCCATGCTGCCGGCGTCCAGGTCGACCTCGCCCCAGCGGACGCCACGTCGACGCGGGTCGTCGGGGTCGCGGAGCAGTTCGCCGATACGGACGGCGGTGTAGGCGACGACGAAGACGAGCGCGCGGTCCCGGGCGGCTCGAAGCGCGTGGTAGCGGGCGCGCTCCCTGTCGAGCCGGTCGGTGTCCGGGTCCAGGGTGCTGTACGTCTCGATGGCCTCACGGGCCTGCTCGTCGACGTGACGGGTCAGCGCGTGACGCTGTTCCGGGGTCCACGCCTGCTGGTCGCCGGGCTTGCGGCCGTCGTCGGTGGGCAACGGGGCCGTCGCACTCGCGCGCTGGGCGTAGTGTGCGGTCAGGTAGCCCTCGTTGACGCACCAGCCGCACCAGGCGGAGACGTACGCGTAGTACGTCTGGACGGTGTTCGGCTTCAGCCCCCGGTCGCCGGCGAGGTGACGGGCGTACTCGCGGAAGACGCGCTCGTCGAGGTCCGCGAAGGTGGGTTCACGGTCGGCGTCGTGGACGATCCCGGACCAGTCTGCAGGCCCGCGCTCGCCCCGCGCCCACGCCGCGAACCGGTCCAGCTCGCGGGCGGCGTTCCGCCGATAGTTCCCGCCCTCGCCGCCGCGACCCTTGCCCTTGTCCTGGAGGTACCGGTCGAAGGTCGCGGCGAACGGGCGGTCCCGCCGGTCACCGGACGTCCGTCCGTTCATCGTCTCACCCACGTTCGAACGAACGCCAGTGCACGCTCCTCGCCCCGGAGCGGATCGCTGAACGGGTTCGACGTCCCGATGGCCACCGACATCCTGTCGGGAACTGCGTGACAGCAGCCCTTAGCTCTTGTCGGTCCCGTGTCCGCCGGCAGGCCCAGAGCTAAGGTGGTTCCCCTGCTCGGTCCCGGTATGCACGCAGCAGTCCTCGAGGCCTACGGCGAACCGCTGAGCATCGAGTCCGTTCCGGAACCGGACCCCGAACCCCACGGGGCGGTGGTCGAGGTAGAAGCCTGCGGTATCTGTCGGAGCGACTGGCACGCCTGGCAGGGCCACGGTGAGTGGGCCGACGACCAGGTTCCGCTCGGCCAGGTGCTCGGGCACGAGCCCGCGGGCCGGGTCGTCGCTGTCGGCGAGGACGTGACGCGACTCTCCGTCGGCGACCAGGTGGCGGTGCCGTTCAACCTCGGCGACGGGGCCTGCCCGCACTGTCTCAACGGCCACGGCAACGTCTGCGACGACGGCTACGCACTCGGGTTCGAGATGGATGCGCCAGGCGCGTTCGCGGAGGCGGTCCACGTCCCGAACGCCGACTACAACGCCGTCTCGCTCCCGTCGAACGTGGAGCCGGAGGAGATGGCCGCGCTCGGCTGTCGCTACGTGACGGCGTTCCACGCGCTCTCGCACCGCGTCGACCTCGACGCCGGCGACTGGGTGGCCGTCCACGGCTGTGGCGGGCTCGGCCTCGCGGCGGTCCAGCTCGCGGCCGCACTCGGGGCCGGCGTCGTCGCCGTGGACGTGCGCGAGGAACCGCTCGAACTCGCCAGCGATCTCGGTGCGACGGCGACGGTCGACGCGTCAGGCGTCGACGACGTGCCGGGCGAGATAGAGTCGCTGACCGGCGACGGGGCTCACGTCTCGGTCGACGCGCTCGGGCGTGCAGAGACCTGCCGCAACAGCGTCGACTGCCTGCGGACGCGGGGCACCCACGTCCAGCTCGGGCTGACGACCGAGGCGGAGCGTGGGGAGGTCGCGCTGCCAATCGACACGATGGCGCGCTGGGATATCTCCTTCCTCGGGTCCCGCGGGATGCCACCGACGCGGTTCGACGAGTTGCTCAGGATGATCGAGACAGACCGCATCGACCCCGGGGCGCTCGTGACCCGTCGGGTCTCGCTCTCGGAGGTGTCGGACCGGCTGGCCGCGATGACCGACTACGGGACCCAGGGCGTGGAGGTCGTCACCGAGTTCGGGGGCTGAGGGTGCCGGACCGGTCAGTCGAACGACGTCCTCCGTCCCGTCACCGAGTCGGCATCGAGGCGGACGATGACGATCTCGATCTCCTCGATGTCCTCGTCGAACACGCGTATCGGTGAGAAATGTCGGTTGATCTCCGCGGTGTCGAAGCGTTCGTGGTCCGACTCCGGGATACGGGTCAGCGTCCCCTCCGCGAGGATGCTCCACGAGTCGATGCCACGCGGGTCATCGGTCTCGTCGGTCCCGTAGACGGCGTACGAGACGGTGCCGCCACGCTCGAGCAGGTCGCGCTTCTGACTGTCCTCGGTCATCCCGAGTCTGAAGTAGATGTCCTCGCCGTCGTAGTAGTGCGCGAGCGGGACTCCGTAGGCGTCGCCGTCGTCGGCGAGCGAGAGTACACCTGTCCCCTCGGTGTGCAATCGCTCTGCGATCTCCTCGTCGTTCATCCCGTGGGTGTAGGCGTACTCGATGTGTTCCATGGTGGCCTCCGGTTCGTCTGTACAGATGCTCGGCGAGGGTTTAGGTCGTCCGGTGAGGGCCACTGCTGAGCGACTGCCGCTGCACTCGTCGGTCGAGCTAGTCGGGTGAGTCCTGACACGGTACCAGACGCGGTCTACGGGCCGGTGCAGGCGGACGGGACAGCACAAAGGTTAGGAGGGATTGCGTGGAATGGTAGCATATGCCAGACACCCGGAAAGGGCGTGACAAGAAGGCACTCGACGAGGAGCGCAGACAGCGGGAGCGCGAGATGGAGGAGGCCCTCGAGGAGATACGGGGGTCGGAACTGGAGTACGAGGAGTTGCTGGAGGACCTGGTAGAGCGGGAACTCACGACCGACGAGTGACCACCAGCCGGCTTCGAGATGCACGCAACCGCGGACGGGAGCGCACGGTGTGGAACAGGCGACGGACGGTCGGACCCGCGCGGACGACGAGGGTTTCCCAGTCGACCTGGAGGGCCACGGCGAAGCGTTCGTCGTTCGGCGGACCTGCCGGGTCTGCGGACCCGGCCAACCCAGCGCTCGCGCCACCCGCTACTGGAACATCGTCGGCCCGGTGGGCTCATCGGGTGGCTCCTGACCCTCTGAGGCCATCATCTGCTGGTAGTGTCTCGATACCTCCTCCATCTGCGTGCGGATCTCGTCGGCCTGCTCCGCCAGCTCCGTGGTGTCGATGTCGAAGTCGACGAGCGGTTCGAGCGCGTTCTCGATGACCGACTCCGCCGCAGCCGGGTCCGGCAGGTAGGGGTTCGCCTTCACGACGAGTACTGACGCGGGGACGTCGGCACGATGGCACGCCGAGACGAGTGCGCCCGTGATGCCTCCGATGAGGCCGAAGCCGTCCGCGATGGGGATGTCCGCCTCGCGGAGCTCGGCCTCGACCTCGTCCGTGGTCGCGACGCCGAACACCTCGCCGATGTTCTCCTCGTTCTCGGCCGGAGCGCCGGTCAGGAAGATGGCGCGGTCGAACTCGACGGCCAGGTCCTCGAGGACACAGTCCGCGAGCGGGCCGAACGCGCGACCCGGTAGTGCCACGGCGCTCTGGAGCGTCATCACGGGTGGGTCGGCCCCTGCGTACACACGGACGAGGTCCTGTACGCGCCCCTCCGTGAACGGGGCGACGGACGGGAACTCGTCAGAGACGATGCTCCCGTGGTGTTCGAGTTCGAGCTGTCTGGTGACGAGGTCGGTCGCGATGGCGGCGACGAGCCCGTGACCAGGCAACCCCTCGATGAGATAGGGTTCGTCGGTCGCGACGTCGGTGAACTGCTGGAAGGTCGCGGTCGGTGTGTGCTGGGGCATGTGTAGTATCTTGCGGACGGTGGTCAGTCCATCCACTCCGAGACGCTGAGGATGGTGTCACAGACGGGACAGACCCAGACTGTTGCAACGCCGGAGTGTTCGCCTGGTTCGCCGCCGTTCCGGGGTGTCACTTCCTCCTCGCAGTGGGGACAGCGTCCTGCCATGTGTTCACGCGTCGCGAGGAACGGTAAAAGTTCGTCGTCGATTACCGCGCACCAGTGGCCCCGAAGCGCCTGCTCACCGACCCGGTCCGCCGAGTTCGAGGACGAGGTCGTCTCCCACGGGGAGGATGCCACCTCTGTACTCTCACCTGTGTCTGGCATCGAGCTGTTCGTCGAGACGGGTCAGGAGCCCGTCTAGGGACGTGTCGTCCCGTTCAACCGCTCTGAGTTGGGCGAGAACTGCCGGGTCGAGCTGTGGACTCAGGACGAACAGTGCGCCGCCGGTCGCTGTCGTCCGAAGGACCCACTTCGCGAACCCTGGGACGGGTGGGGTGTCGAAGTCGGTACGCACGACCGCGACGCGCCACGCCTGCGCCCGGCCCTCGATCATCGAGCGGAGTGTGAGCGACTCGTCGAGTCGACCGAATAGCGCGTCGACGTCGTGCACACCCGGGGCGTACAATCGCGCGAGTGCCGTCTGCTGGGCGTCGACCAGTCCCGCCAGGATGTCGTCGATTGCGAGGTGGTCCGTCCGCTTGGCCGCCCGATCCGGGTCGAGGCCGACGTCAGCCAGCGCGAGCGCGAGGTCGTAGTTGATGTGTGCGTTCACGCCGAGGAACGCATCCTGGACTACGAGTGTCTCGTCGTGCATCGAGGCCCCGAAGGCGACCCGCCACGGGTCCGGGACGGCTGCGACGTCGCCTGTTTCGAAGGCCAGGAACGCCCGACGGTAGTAGTTCGCGAAGGTGACGAGGTACCGCCGCATCCACTCCGGGTCCGTGAACCGGCCCGACGCGATGCCGTCGTGCACCTCGCGCGTCATCCGGACGTAGATGGTCAGGAAAACTGCCCTGCGGTCCCCGCGTTCTCGCAGCCGAGACTCCAACGTCTCGAGACGTCGCGTCGCTCCCTCGACCGTCTCGAAGGCCCCGTCCACGGGATCGACCAGTCGCGGGTCGGATGATTCGGGCGGCTCGAACCGCTCCGGCTCACCACGGACCGCGTGCATGAACGCCCGGAGTTCCGTCCCCCCGACCAGTCGGACCGCCTCACTGTATCCCCCCATCGGTAGTACTGGTCCCGTTCTCGTCCCCGGGGTAAAAAGGTCGACCAGGAGGAAGGGTCGCTACTCGTTGGCCGGGGACGTGACTGGTACGGTACCAGTCTGAAAGAACGGATGCCGACTGTCGTTACCGACGACAGGCGGACGGAATCGTTACTTGCGGGTGAGGTTCGACGCGCGGGGTCCCTTCGGGGATGATTCGATGTCGAACTCGACCTCCTGACCCTCCTCGAGGTCCGGACCGCCGACGTCTTCCATGTGGAAGAACACGTCCTCGTCGTCGTCAACAGCGTCGTCGTCGGTCGAAATGAAGCCGTAGCCGCCTGTGTCGTTGAAGAAGTCAACTTTACCGGTTGCCATTACGAACAGATGTACACCGGGACGGGGTATAGTCCTTCCGAGGGTAACGTTACCACGCTTTTCGCCCGGGACGCGACCCCGTCGATCGCCCAGGGTAGACGCACATCTCGAACGGACCCGGTATCTTGCACTGGCAGACAAGTATATATCTGGGCGTCACAAGAGATAGCACGCATCGCTATGAAACCGTGCCACAGCTGCCAGACCGTCATCGACGAGTATCTCCTGGACAAAAAGCTCGAACCCCTGCGCGAGCTCACGGCTGACGACTTCAACATCTGTGCGGATTGCGTCACAATCGACGTGGACGCGTGCGTGAAGTGTGGCGGCGCGGTGTACGTCCCCGAGACTGTCTCCCCCGACTACTGCCCGGCGTGTCGGTCCGACATCATCGACCTCACCGGGAACGACCCCGGTTGGACGCGGGACCACGTGTCGACCTGACCGGTCGTCGAACCCCGACGCTTTTTCGTCGAGCGCTCCTGCGCAGGAGATTGCTGTTCCACAGCTCGAACCATTATTTGTCATCATGACTGAAATAACTAGTCTCCCGATTCCGGCACCAGGCGACGGGTCAGCGCCGCTCTGCAGACATCTCGACTCACCTCTAGGGGTGCACCCAGACGAAGCAACCCATCGCCCAGCGGAACCCCGTCCCCGGCTTGTGCCCGCAGTTCAAAGGACGCGACTACGCGGCCTCAGCGTTGTTCTTGTCGGGCCTGTTCCTCGGCGTTGATCGACTGTACGGCCCCGACGAGATCGATCTGGGTCACGGACTTGCGGCCCTCCCGGATGGCCGTGTATCCAGCTTCGGTGCAGGTCGCTTCGATGTCAGCCCCGGTGAACCCATCGGTGACATTGGCCAACTCCTCGTAGTCGATGTCACTTGCAGTCTCAACACCCCGAAGGTGCACCTGAAAGATCTGTTCCCGAGCCGCCGTGTCTGGCTTGGGGACCTCTACGAGCCGGTCGAAGCGACCCGGACGCAAGATGGCTTGATCAAGCACGTCGAACCGGTTCGTGGCAGCGACAACCCGAACGTTGCCATAGTTGTCGAAGCCGTCCATCACGGACAGCAACTGCATCAGCGTCCGCTGGACTTCCTCGTTCCCGGAGCTCCCACCCGCACTCCGTTGTCGTGCGATGGCGTCAATCTCGTCGATGAACACGATCGCCGGACTCCGCCGGTCAGCGACATCGAACACCTCCCGGACCATCT
The nucleotide sequence above comes from Haloarchaeobius salinus. Encoded proteins:
- a CDS encoding proteasome assembly chaperone family protein; this encodes MPQHTPTATFQQFTDVATDEPYLIEGLPGHGLVAAIATDLVTRQLELEHHGSIVSDEFPSVAPFTEGRVQDLVRVYAGADPPVMTLQSAVALPGRAFGPLADCVLEDLAVEFDRAIFLTGAPAENEENIGEVFGVATTDEVEAELREADIPIADGFGLIGGITGALVSACHRADVPASVLVVKANPYLPDPAAAESVIENALEPLVDFDIDTTELAEQADEIRTQMEEVSRHYQQMMASEGQEPPDEPTGPTMFQ
- a CDS encoding phage terminase large subunit family protein gives rise to the protein MAGRCPHCEEEVTPRNGGEPGEHSGVATVWVCPVCDTILSVSEWMD
- a CDS encoding DUF7571 family protein is translated as MKPCHSCQTVIDEYLLDKKLEPLRELTADDFNICADCVTIDVDACVKCGGAVYVPETVSPDYCPACRSDIIDLTGNDPGWTRDHVST
- a CDS encoding tyrosine-type recombinase/integrase; translated protein: MNGRTSGDRRDRPFAATFDRYLQDKGKGRGGEGGNYRRNAARELDRFAAWARGERGPADWSGIVHDADREPTFADLDERVFREYARHLAGDRGLKPNTVQTYYAYVSAWCGWCVNEGYLTAHYAQRASATAPLPTDDGRKPGDQQAWTPEQRHALTRHVDEQAREAIETYSTLDPDTDRLDRERARYHALRAARDRALVFVVAYTAVRIGELLRDPDDPRRRGVRWGEVDLDAGSMEVYRKKQQWDAASLPDPVLGPLRRYRRLLDPPSDRWPVFPTFDQRTLGELVQEGLADRGVRPAEIDARRDEHARDLLLALDADLRPPSLTTDGGRSVLRRVTTASDVDVDHPKHDYLAPHGGRRGMGEVLVRAFGYTVAARYLDNSEEMVRDRYSHIEAGELGDVATEALDEVDR
- a CDS encoding pyridoxamine 5'-phosphate oxidase family protein produces the protein MEHIEYAYTHGMNDEEIAERLHTEGTGVLSLADDGDAYGVPLAHYYDGEDIYFRLGMTEDSQKRDLLERGGTVSYAVYGTDETDDPRGIDSWSILAEGTLTRIPESDHERFDTAEINRHFSPIRVFDEDIEEIEIVIVRLDADSVTGRRTSFD
- a CDS encoding cold-shock protein is translated as MATGKVDFFNDTGGYGFISTDDDAVDDDEDVFFHMEDVGGPDLEEGQEVEFDIESSPKGPRASNLTRK
- a CDS encoding DUF5995 family protein, whose protein sequence is MGGYSEAVRLVGGTELRAFMHAVRGEPERFEPPESSDPRLVDPVDGAFETVEGATRRLETLESRLRERGDRRAVFLTIYVRMTREVHDGIASGRFTDPEWMRRYLVTFANYYRRAFLAFETGDVAAVPDPWRVAFGASMHDETLVVQDAFLGVNAHINYDLALALADVGLDPDRAAKRTDHLAIDDILAGLVDAQQTALARLYAPGVHDVDALFGRLDESLTLRSMIEGRAQAWRVAVVRTDFDTPPVPGFAKWVLRTTATGGALFVLSPQLDPAVLAQLRAVERDDTSLDGLLTRLDEQLDARHR
- a CDS encoding zinc-binding dehydrogenase, which produces MHAAVLEAYGEPLSIESVPEPDPEPHGAVVEVEACGICRSDWHAWQGHGEWADDQVPLGQVLGHEPAGRVVAVGEDVTRLSVGDQVAVPFNLGDGACPHCLNGHGNVCDDGYALGFEMDAPGAFAEAVHVPNADYNAVSLPSNVEPEEMAALGCRYVTAFHALSHRVDLDAGDWVAVHGCGGLGLAAVQLAAALGAGVVAVDVREEPLELASDLGATATVDASGVDDVPGEIESLTGDGAHVSVDALGRAETCRNSVDCLRTRGTHVQLGLTTEAERGEVALPIDTMARWDISFLGSRGMPPTRFDELLRMIETDRIDPGALVTRRVSLSEVSDRLAAMTDYGTQGVEVVTEFGG
- a CDS encoding helix-turn-helix domain-containing protein yields the protein MSRDGAWEEWITFVLNAVAEQAIDAYDCGVGLQALQTEYHDLFPNRPAVRDVVDYVFEEPYLTASRAIEATGRSRQAVYDAIEALEAEGIVEEISGSERYRVYEAPQIIDVVGSP